The Perca fluviatilis chromosome 24, GENO_Pfluv_1.0, whole genome shotgun sequence genome has a window encoding:
- the LOC120554054 gene encoding sodium/potassium-transporting ATPase subunit alpha-1, with amino-acid sequence MGRGEGREQYELAATSEQGSKKKAKGKKKEKDMDELKKEVDMDDHKLTLDELNRKYGTDLNNGLTSAKAAEILARDGPNALTPPPTTPEWVKFCKQMFGGFSMLLWTGALLCFLAYGIQAAMEDEPANDNLYLGVVLSAVVIITGCFSYYQEAKSSKIMDSFKNLVPQQALVVRDGEKKNINAEEVVVGDLVEVKGGDRIPADLRIISAHGCKVDNSSLTGESEPQTRTPDFSNENPLETRNIAFFSTNCVEGTARGIVISTGDRTVMGRIATLASGLEVGRTPISIEIEHFIHIITGVAVFLGVSFFVLSLILGYSWLEAVIFLIGIIVANVPEGLLATVTVCLTLTAKRMAKKNCLVKNLEAVETLGSTSTICSDKTGTLTQNRMTVAHMWFDNQIHEADTTENQSGTSFDRSSATWAALARIAGLCNRAVFLAEQSNLPILKRDVAGDASESALLKCIELCCGSVQEMRNKTPKISEIPFNSTNKYQLSIHKNATPEESKHLLVMKGAPERILDRCSTIMIQGKEQPLDEELKDAFQNAYLELGGLGERVLGFCHFVLPDDQFPEGFAFDTEEVNFPTENLCFIGLMSMIDPPRAAVPDAVGKCRSAGIKVIMVTGDHPITAKAIAKGVGIISEGNETVEDIAARLNIPVNEVNPRDAKACVIHGGDLKDLAPEQLDDILKYHTEIVFARTSPQQKLIIVEGCQRQGAIVAVTGDGVNDSPALKKADIGVAMGISGSDVSKQAADMILLDDNFASIVTGVEEGRLIFDNLKKSIAYTLTSNIPEITPFLLFIIANIPLPLGTVTILCIDLGTDMVPAISLAYEAAESDIMKRQPRNPKTDKLVNERLISIAYGQIGMIQALAGFFTYFVILAENGFLPSTLLGIRVNWDNKYINDLEDSYGQQWTYEQRKIVEFTCHTAFFASIVVVQWADLIICKTRRNSVFQQGMKNKILIFGLFEETALAAFLSYCPGMGVALRMYPLKPNWWFCAFPYSLLIFIYDEIRKLILRRSPGGWVERETYY; translated from the exons GAAGGACGCGAGCAGTATGAGCTCGCTGCGACCTCGGAGCAGGGCAGCAAGAAGAAGGCGaaggggaagaagaaagagaaagatatgGACGAACTGAAGAAGGAAGTGGACATG GATGATCACAAGCTGACCCTCGATGAACTTAATCGCAAATATGGAACCGACCTCAACAAT GGTTTGACTAGTGCCAAGGCTGCTGAGATTCTGGCTCGTGATGGGCCCAATGCCCTCACTCCTCCCCCCACCACCCCAGAGTGGGTCAAATTCTGCAAACAG ATGTTTGGCGGTTTCTCGATGCTTCTGTGGACTGGTGCCCTCCTCTGTTTCCTGGCTTATGGTATCCAGGCTGCAATGGAGGATGAGCCTGCTAATGATAAT TTGTACCTGGGTGTGGTGCTTTCCGCTGTCGTCATCATCACTGGTTGCTTCTCCTACTACCAAGAGGCCAAGAGCTCCAAGATCATGGACTCCTTCAAGAACCTGGTCCCACAG CAAGCCCTGGTTGTCCGTGACGGCGAGAAGAAGAACATCAACGCTGAGGAGGTGGTGGTCGGGGATTTGGTGGAGGTGAAAGGCGGTGACAGGATCCCCGCTGATCTGCGAATCATCTCGGCCCACGGCTGCAAG GTGGACAACTCCTCTCTGACCGGCGAGTCCGAGCCCCAGACTCGTACTCCCGACTTCTCCAACGAGAACCCGCTGGAGACCAGGAACATTGCTTTCTTCTCCACCAACTGTGTTGAAG GAACCGCCCGTGGTATCGTGATCAGCACCGGAGACCGTACCGTCATGGGTCGAATCGCCACCCTAGCCTCTGGACTCGAAGTTGGACGTACCCCCATCTCAATCGAGATCGAGCACTTCATCCACATCATCACCGGCGTGGCCGTCTTCCTCGGCGTGTCCTTCTTCGTCCTCTCCCTCATCCTCGGGTACAGCTGGCTGGAGGCCGTCATCTTCCTCATCGGTATCATTGTCGCCAACGTGCCAGAAGGTCTCCTGGCTACGGTCACC GTGTGTCTGACCCTGACCGCTAAGCGTATGGCGAAGAAGAACTGCCTGGTGAAGAACTTGGAAGCTGTCGAGACCCTGGGCTCCACCTCCACCATCTGCTCCGACAAGACCGGCACCCTGACCCAGAACAGGATGACCGTGGCCCACATGTGGTTCGACAACCAGATCCACGAGGCCGACACCACCGAGAACCAGAgcgggacttcctttgacaggAGCTCTGCGACCTGGGCTGCCCTGGCCAGAATCGCCGGACTCTGCAACCGTGCCGTCTTCCTGGCAGAGCAGTCCAACCTTCCCATTCTGAag AGAGACGTGGCTGGCGACGCCTCGGAGTcggctctgctgaaatgtatCGAGCTGTGCTGCGGATCAGTCCAGGAAATGAGAAATAAAACCCCCAAAATTTCTGAGATCCCGTTCAACTCTACTAACAAGTACCAG CTTtccattcacaaaaatgcaacaCCTGAGGAGTCCAAGCACCTGCTGGTGATGAAGGGTGCCCCAGAGAGGATTTTGGACCGCTGCTCCACCATCATGATTCAGGGCAAAGAGCAGCCTCTGGACGAAGAGCTGAAAGACGCTTTCCAGAACGCCTACCTGGAACTGGGAGGTCTGGGAGAGAGAGTTCTGG GTTTCTGCCATTTCGTCCTGCCCGACGACCAGTTCCCAGAGGGCTTTGCTTTTGACACTGAGGAGGTGAACTTCCCCACTGAAAACCTGTGCTTCATCGGCCTCATGTCCATGATCGACCCTCCTCGTGCCGCTGTGCCCGACGCTGTGGGCAAATGCAGGAGCGCTGGAATCAAG GTCATCATGGTAACAGGTGATCACCCAATCACAGCTAAAGCCATCGCTAAGGGGGTGGGCATCATCTCCGAAGGCAACGAGACCGTCGAGGACATTGCCGCGCGTCTTAACATCCCAGTCAACGAAGTCAACCCAAG AGATGCCAAGGCCTGTGTCATCCACGGTGGAGACCTAAAAGATCTGGCCCCGGAGCAGCTTGACGACATCCTGAAGTACCACACCGAGATAGTTTTCGCCAGAACCTCCCCGCAGCAGAAACTGATCATTGTGGAGGGCTGCCAGAGACAG GGAGCCATTGTGGCTGTGACAGGTGATGGTGTGAACGACTCTCCAGCTCTGAAGAAGGCCGACATTGGTGTCGCCATGGGGATCTCTGGATCTGACGTCTCCAAGCAGGCCGCTGACATGATCCTGCTCGACGACAACTTTGCCTCCATCGTTACCGGAGTGGAAGAAG GCCGTCTGATCTTTGACAACTTGAAGAAGTCCATTGCCTACACTCTGACCAGTAACATCCCTGAAATCACacccttcctcctcttcatcatcgcCAACATCCCTCTGCCCCTGGGAACCGTCACCATCCTCTGTATTGACCTGGGAACTGACATG GTCCCTGCCATCTCCCTGGCTTATGAAGCAGCTGAGAGCGACATCATGAAGAGACAGCCCAGAAACCCCAAAACCGACAAACTGGTGAACGAGAGGCTCATCAGCATAGCCTACGGACAGATCG GTATGATCCAGGCACTGGCAGGTTTCTTCACCTACTTTGTGATCTTGGCTGAAAACGGCTTCCTGCCCTCCACCCTGCTGGGCATCCGAGTGAACTGGGATAACAAATACATTAATGATCTGGAGGACAGCTATGGACAGCAGTGG ACTTACGAGCAGAGGAAGATCGTGGAGTTCACGTGTCACACAGCTTTCTTCGCCAGTATTGTTGTCGTCCAGTGGGCCGATCTGATCATCTGCAAGACCAGGAGGAACTCGGTCTTCCAACAGGGCATGAA GAACAAGATCCTGATCTTTGGGCTGTTTGAGGAGACCGCCCTGGCCGCCTTCCTCTCTTACTGCCCGGGCATGGGCGTCGCCCTCAGGATGTACCCTCTCAA gCCCAACTGGTGGTTCTGCGCCTTCCCCTACTCCCTGCTCATCTTTATCTATGATGAAATCCGTAAGCTGATCCTCAGACGCAGCCCAGGCG GTTGGGTGGAACGGGAGACCTACTATTAA